The following coding sequences are from one Geodermatophilus normandii window:
- a CDS encoding HAD family hydrolase: MPNHLAAVMFDMDGTLVESEQHWGEALFALARRLGGELSGPAREATVGTSMATSMRILQADLGIERSPGDTRADIAWVEDAVAGLLAAELHWRPGARELLADVRAAALPTALVTTTPRRLAELVVAQIEAAFPDVPPFDLTVCGDEVPARKPDPAPYLQAAEALGVDPADCVVVEDSGAGVTAGLAAGCAVLGVPSLQPLAPAPGLVLRGTLAGVGVADLERLVLDRQAAAPRS; this comes from the coding sequence ATGCCGAACCACCTCGCCGCAGTCATGTTCGACATGGACGGCACGCTGGTCGAGTCCGAGCAGCACTGGGGCGAGGCGCTGTTCGCCCTGGCCCGACGCCTGGGCGGGGAACTCAGCGGGCCCGCGCGCGAGGCGACCGTCGGCACCAGCATGGCGACCTCGATGCGCATCCTGCAGGCCGACCTCGGCATCGAGCGCAGCCCCGGGGACACCCGCGCGGACATCGCCTGGGTGGAGGACGCGGTGGCCGGCCTGCTCGCCGCCGAGCTGCACTGGCGGCCCGGAGCGCGGGAGCTGCTGGCCGACGTCCGCGCGGCCGCGCTGCCCACGGCCCTGGTGACGACGACGCCGCGCCGGCTGGCCGAGCTGGTCGTCGCGCAGATCGAGGCCGCGTTCCCCGACGTGCCGCCGTTCGACCTCACCGTCTGCGGCGACGAGGTGCCCGCGCGCAAGCCCGATCCCGCGCCCTACCTGCAGGCCGCCGAGGCCCTGGGCGTCGACCCGGCGGACTGCGTGGTCGTCGAGGACTCGGGAGCCGGGGTCACGGCCGGCCTGGCCGCCGGGTGCGCCGTCCTCGGCGTGCCCTCGCTGCAGCCGCTGGCCCCGGCGCCGGGCCTGGTCCTGCGCGGCACCCTCGCCGGGGTCGGCGTCGCGGACCTGGAGCGACTGGTCCTCGACCGGCAGGCCGCCGCGCCCCGCTCCTGA
- a CDS encoding amidohydrolase family protein — MHAYRADRAFDGDRVLPDGALVLVDDDRILAVEPAASAPPADVPLTHLPGTTLLPGLVDAHVHLCGDSGPRALDQLDELSRDQVDAIVTASLAEHLAAGVTAVRDLGDVGWAVVERAPGPGPTVVASGPPITSPAGHCASMGGATAGVDALRAAVRERAERGAGVVKLMASGGAMTAGTDMAACQFTSAEVHAVVEEAHRLGLPVTAHAHALGAVRQVLAAGVDGIEHCTGLTATGWGVPPALAGQLARAGTAVCPTLGLAPGTVPPPRVQALIDRLGLTEQARAEEAARLHRAGVRIVSGVDAGIAPGKPHGILPEAVASLAGGGVPAPEALRTATGAAADACGLARRTGRLAPGLDADLLLVDGDPTADVTALLRVRLVVSRGREVGT, encoded by the coding sequence GTGCACGCCTACCGGGCCGACCGCGCCTTCGACGGGGACCGCGTCCTGCCCGACGGCGCCCTGGTCCTCGTCGACGACGACCGCATCCTCGCCGTCGAACCGGCCGCGTCCGCACCGCCCGCGGACGTGCCGCTCACCCACCTGCCCGGGACGACGCTGCTGCCCGGGCTCGTCGACGCGCACGTGCACCTCTGCGGGGACAGCGGGCCGCGGGCGCTCGACCAGCTGGACGAGCTCTCCCGGGACCAGGTCGACGCGATCGTCACCGCGTCGCTCGCCGAGCACCTGGCCGCCGGCGTCACGGCGGTGCGGGACCTCGGCGACGTCGGCTGGGCGGTCGTCGAGCGGGCGCCGGGGCCGGGCCCGACCGTGGTCGCCTCCGGGCCGCCGATCACCTCCCCCGCGGGCCACTGCGCGTCGATGGGCGGGGCGACCGCGGGCGTCGACGCCCTGCGGGCCGCCGTGCGCGAGCGCGCCGAGCGCGGCGCCGGCGTCGTCAAGCTGATGGCCAGCGGCGGCGCGATGACGGCCGGCACGGACATGGCCGCCTGCCAGTTCACCTCGGCCGAGGTGCACGCCGTGGTCGAGGAGGCCCACCGGCTCGGCCTGCCGGTGACCGCGCACGCGCACGCCCTCGGCGCCGTCCGGCAGGTGCTGGCCGCGGGGGTGGACGGCATCGAGCACTGCACCGGGCTGACCGCCACCGGCTGGGGCGTCCCGCCGGCGCTGGCGGGGCAGCTCGCCCGGGCGGGCACCGCCGTCTGCCCGACCCTGGGCCTCGCGCCCGGAACCGTCCCGCCGCCGCGGGTGCAGGCGCTGATCGACCGGCTGGGCCTCACCGAGCAGGCGCGCGCCGAGGAGGCCGCCCGGCTGCACCGCGCCGGCGTGCGGATCGTCAGCGGGGTCGACGCCGGCATCGCCCCGGGCAAGCCGCACGGGATCCTCCCGGAGGCCGTGGCCTCGCTGGCCGGCGGCGGCGTGCCGGCTCCCGAGGCCCTCCGGACGGCGACCGGCGCGGCGGCGGACGCGTGCGGGCTGGCGAGGCGCACCGGCCGGCTCGCGCCGGGGCTCGACGCGGACCTGCTGCTCGTCGATGGCGACCCCACGGCCGACGTCACGGCGCTGCTGCGCGTGCGGCTGGTCGTGTCCCGCGGCCGGGAGGTCGGGACCTGA
- a CDS encoding RecB family exonuclease codes for MTAVAQDPAQVDPAQVDPAQVDPAQLGSVSPDTASDGGEPAPGDGERAPRRPSLSPSRAADFKTCPLLYRFRTIDRLPEKKSAAAVRGTLVHSVLERLYDLPPAQRTVEAARELVTPAWDELRADPEVEALFTAAEEGREPPSLESWLESAGKLVETYFRLEDPTRIQPEGREQLVEVTLPDGLLLRGYVDRLDVARNGALRVVDYKTGSMPREAFESKALFQMKFYALVLWRTRGVVASQLKLIYLGDGDALTYAPEEGELVRFERTLLAIWAAIERAVATGDFRPNRTRLCDWCDHQALCPSFGGTPPPFPAEAAAKAGWATLPVVERD; via the coding sequence ATGACGGCAGTGGCGCAGGACCCGGCGCAGGTGGACCCGGCGCAGGTGGACCCGGCGCAGGTGGATCCGGCGCAGCTGGGGTCGGTCTCCCCCGACACGGCGTCCGACGGCGGCGAGCCGGCCCCCGGGGACGGGGAGCGGGCACCTCGCCGGCCCTCGCTGTCCCCGAGCCGGGCGGCCGACTTCAAGACCTGCCCGCTGCTCTACCGCTTCCGCACCATCGACCGGCTGCCGGAGAAGAAGAGCGCCGCCGCGGTGCGGGGCACGCTGGTGCACTCGGTCCTGGAGCGGCTCTACGACCTCCCGCCGGCGCAGCGGACCGTCGAGGCGGCGCGTGAGCTGGTGACCCCGGCGTGGGACGAGCTGCGCGCCGACCCGGAGGTCGAGGCGCTGTTCACCGCGGCGGAGGAGGGCCGGGAGCCGCCGTCGCTGGAGTCCTGGCTGGAGTCGGCCGGGAAGCTGGTGGAGACCTACTTCCGCCTGGAGGACCCGACCCGCATCCAGCCGGAGGGCCGCGAGCAGCTGGTGGAGGTCACGCTGCCCGACGGGCTGCTGCTGCGCGGGTACGTCGACCGGCTCGACGTCGCCCGCAACGGCGCGCTGCGGGTGGTCGACTACAAGACCGGCTCGATGCCGCGTGAGGCGTTCGAGTCCAAGGCGCTGTTCCAGATGAAGTTCTACGCCCTGGTGCTGTGGCGCACCCGCGGCGTCGTGGCCAGCCAGCTCAAGCTCATCTACCTCGGCGACGGCGACGCGCTCACCTACGCCCCGGAGGAGGGCGAGCTGGTCCGGTTCGAGCGGACGCTGCTGGCCATCTGGGCGGCGATCGAGCGGGCGGTGGCCACCGGCGACTTCCGGCCCAACCGGACCCGGCTGTGCGACTGGTGCGACCACCAGGCGCTGTGCCCCTCCTTCGGCGGCACTCCCCCGCCGTTCCCCGCCGAGGCGGCCGCCAAGGCCGGCTGGGCGACGCTGCCGGTCGTCGAGCGGGACTGA